A genomic region of Pseudomonas migulae contains the following coding sequences:
- a CDS encoding DUF535 family protein — protein MNNWLLLKSVFSLHAGYSLRALKNKLKLLVLIGQNWSGLNVFLGRMSNALGKSGVEKLGIDCIGVVHWPYISKNWSAQDRLGVLASHYEVITTSCPQLLLFGRNESLVLSDLSAFSPGCFLVLDRPTWFMREGELVLNLFQGELRIASIAFTLCRTDNELCMFIGAVQGIHKGVESDLSLSIYRDLTKDFEGLRPRSFLIEVIKYLATNLGVEKIHAVGDGYRHHRHPYFGAEKSQDLAANYDVIWLEHGATPSEREDFFEIPMEPSRKPLDSIVAKKRAMYRRRYELLDDTFRKIDSVLSASYSKRCDIPDSRTTVESPAAITLRNDN, from the coding sequence ATGAATAATTGGCTGCTATTGAAGAGCGTGTTTTCCTTGCACGCGGGCTATTCGTTAAGAGCCCTGAAAAACAAGCTGAAATTATTGGTTTTGATTGGACAGAACTGGTCGGGGCTCAATGTGTTTTTGGGGCGCATGTCGAACGCCCTGGGCAAGTCCGGGGTCGAGAAGTTGGGAATTGATTGTATCGGTGTCGTTCATTGGCCCTACATCAGTAAAAACTGGAGCGCTCAGGATCGATTGGGCGTGCTGGCTTCGCATTACGAAGTCATCACAACAAGCTGCCCGCAATTATTGCTTTTCGGGCGAAACGAAAGTCTGGTGTTGAGTGACTTGTCGGCATTCTCCCCGGGTTGTTTCCTGGTGCTGGATCGTCCGACGTGGTTCATGCGTGAAGGGGAGCTGGTACTGAATTTGTTTCAGGGTGAGCTGCGTATTGCATCCATCGCGTTCACCTTGTGCCGCACCGACAATGAGTTATGTATGTTCATCGGCGCCGTCCAAGGGATACACAAAGGCGTGGAGAGTGATCTGTCGTTGAGTATCTACAGGGACCTGACAAAGGATTTTGAAGGCTTGCGACCAAGAAGCTTCCTTATTGAAGTGATCAAGTACCTTGCCACGAACCTCGGTGTCGAAAAAATCCATGCGGTAGGGGATGGGTATCGCCACCATCGTCATCCGTATTTTGGTGCTGAAAAATCTCAGGATCTGGCGGCAAATTACGACGTGATCTGGTTGGAGCACGGCGCGACGCCTTCAGAGCGCGAGGACTTTTTCGAGATTCCCATGGAACCGTCCAGAAAACCGCTCGACAGTATTGTTGCAAAAAAACGTGCCATGTACCGCCGACGCTATGAGCTTCTGGATGACACGTTCAGAAAGATAGACAGTGTTTTGTCAGCCAGTTACAGCAAGCGGTGTGACATTCCTGATAGCCGTACGACAGTGGAATCACCTGCAGCAATAACCCTCCGCAACGACAACTGA
- a CDS encoding glycosyltransferase family 2 protein encodes MAIGMGVIVIGRNEGLRLERCLVSLVGAAEQVVYVDSGSTDDSVQMAKALGVEVVELDMSIPFTAARARNEGFARLQRLLPAIRYVQFVDGDCEVVEGWLTRAQAFLDGRPEVAVVCGRRRERFPQRSIYNLLCDLEWDTPVGEAKACGGDALMRADAFSEACGFRADLIAGEEPELCVRLRANGWKVWRLAEEMTLHDAAMTRFGQWWRRTLRGGHAFAEGAFLHGAAPEKHWLRESRRAWFWGLGVPLATVIAMLMVGWSGLLLLLVYPLQVVRLARRGDRSPRENWLLALFLVLGKFPEMLGQAKFLLNRFGTGKTALIEYK; translated from the coding sequence ATGGCGATCGGCATGGGGGTCATTGTTATCGGTCGCAACGAAGGCCTGCGACTTGAGCGTTGCCTGGTTTCGCTGGTCGGTGCGGCAGAGCAGGTGGTCTATGTCGACTCGGGTTCAACGGACGATTCGGTGCAGATGGCCAAGGCGCTCGGGGTCGAGGTGGTCGAGCTGGATATGTCGATCCCGTTTACGGCGGCGCGTGCGCGCAATGAGGGATTTGCCCGCCTGCAACGACTGCTGCCGGCCATTCGTTACGTACAGTTCGTCGACGGTGATTGCGAGGTAGTCGAAGGCTGGTTGACCCGGGCACAGGCCTTTCTCGATGGCCGGCCTGAAGTGGCGGTGGTCTGTGGACGGCGCCGCGAACGTTTTCCGCAGCGCTCGATTTACAACTTGCTGTGTGACCTGGAATGGGACACGCCGGTAGGTGAAGCCAAGGCCTGTGGTGGCGACGCGTTGATGCGGGCTGATGCCTTCAGCGAAGCGTGCGGGTTTCGAGCGGACCTGATCGCCGGAGAAGAACCCGAATTGTGTGTGCGCCTGCGGGCGAATGGATGGAAGGTCTGGCGTCTGGCTGAGGAAATGACCTTGCACGATGCGGCCATGACCCGCTTCGGCCAGTGGTGGCGGCGTACATTACGTGGCGGTCATGCCTTTGCCGAAGGTGCTTTTTTGCATGGGGCTGCACCGGAGAAACATTGGCTGCGGGAATCGCGTCGTGCCTGGTTCTGGGGCCTGGGTGTGCCGCTGGCGACGGTGATCGCGATGTTGATGGTGGGATGGTCCGGGCTGCTTTTGCTGCTGGTCTACCCCTTGCAAGTCGTGCGCCTGGCTCGCCGGGGCGATAGATCCCCCCGGGAAAACTGGCTGCTGGCTTTATTTCTCGTGCTGGGAAAATTTCCCGAGATGCTCGGACAAGCCAAGTTTCTTCTGAACAGATTCGGCACCGGCAAAACCGCGTTGATCGAATACAAGTGA
- a CDS encoding glycosyltransferase family 4 protein: MRIAYFINQYPKVSHSFIRREILAVERQGFEVQRIALRGWDAELVDAEDVSERDKTRYVLQDGVKGLIGPALQVLRAQPRRFFSTLWLALRMGRRADRAWPYHVVYLLEACRLLIWLQAFGARHVHAHFGTNSTEVVMLANALGGPAYSFTVHGPEEFDKPQFIHLGEKVRRAAFVAAISSYGRSQLFRWVDHSHWAKVKVVHCGLERTFHDVPPVAVPSVPRLVCVGRLCEQKGQLLLLEAARILAVQGVEFEIVLAGDGEMRGQIEAFIAQHGLQSKVRITGWISSDQVRTEILAARALVLPSFAEGLPVVIMEAMALRRPVLTTYVAGIPELVRQGENGWLFPAGEVEALAAAMADCLAQPVEALQRMGEAAWQRVVERHDIDTEAARLADLFKAQA, encoded by the coding sequence ATGCGCATCGCTTACTTCATCAATCAGTACCCCAAGGTCAGCCATAGCTTCATTCGTCGCGAGATTCTGGCGGTGGAGCGTCAGGGTTTCGAGGTCCAGCGTATCGCGCTACGTGGCTGGGACGCCGAGTTGGTGGATGCCGAGGACGTGTCTGAACGGGATAAAACCCGGTATGTATTGCAGGACGGAGTCAAAGGGCTGATAGGCCCCGCGTTGCAGGTATTGCGCGCCCAGCCGCGACGCTTCTTTTCGACACTGTGGCTGGCGTTACGCATGGGCCGGCGTGCTGATCGCGCCTGGCCGTATCACGTGGTTTATTTGCTTGAAGCCTGTCGCTTGCTGATTTGGTTACAGGCGTTCGGCGCCAGGCATGTGCATGCGCATTTCGGCACCAACTCCACCGAGGTGGTCATGCTGGCCAACGCACTCGGCGGGCCAGCGTACAGTTTTACTGTGCACGGGCCGGAAGAGTTCGACAAACCGCAGTTCATTCATTTGGGCGAGAAAGTACGGCGCGCGGCGTTTGTCGCGGCGATCAGCTCTTATGGCCGCAGCCAGTTGTTTCGCTGGGTGGATCATTCGCACTGGGCCAAGGTGAAAGTGGTGCATTGCGGCCTGGAGCGGACGTTTCACGATGTGCCGCCCGTTGCCGTGCCGTCCGTGCCGCGTCTGGTTTGCGTCGGTCGCTTGTGTGAGCAAAAGGGCCAGTTGCTGTTGCTGGAGGCCGCGCGCATCCTGGCTGTGCAAGGCGTAGAGTTCGAGATCGTACTGGCCGGCGATGGGGAGATGCGCGGGCAAATCGAAGCCTTCATTGCACAGCATGGTTTGCAGTCGAAGGTGCGAATCACCGGCTGGATCAGCAGCGACCAGGTGCGTACGGAAATTCTTGCCGCGCGGGCCCTGGTACTGCCCAGCTTTGCCGAGGGTTTGCCGGTGGTCATCATGGAAGCCATGGCCTTGCGCCGACCGGTGTTGACGACGTATGTGGCGGGCATTCCCGAGCTCGTGCGCCAGGGTGAGAACGGCTGGCTGTTTCCTGCTGGCGAAGTGGAGGCGCTGGCGGCGGCGATGGCGGACTGCCTCGCGCAACCTGTCGAGGCGTTGCAGCGAATGGGCGAAGCAGCCTGGCAGCGGGTGGTGGAACGCCACGATATCGATACCGAAGCAGCCAGATTGGCTGATTTATTCAAGGCGCAAGCATGA